A segment of the Actinomycetes bacterium genome:
ACGCCGGCTACTACCGAGGCGCCGGCCCGCTGGACTTCTACGTGCCCGGCTACATCGCCCTCGTGTGGGCCGCCGTCGGCCTGCTCGCCCTGCCCGTGCACCTGGCCCGCTACCGCGAGGACGGCGTGCTGCGCCGACTGCGCGCCTCCTCCGCCCCCCGCTGGGTGGT
Coding sequences within it:
- a CDS encoding ABC transporter permease, with product MRALQRSTWVELKLFLREPLTVIFTLALPLLFLFVLGGVFGNQPDAGYYRGAGPLDFYVPGYIALVWAAVGLLALPVHLARYREDGVLRRLRASSAPRWVV